From Rhea pennata isolate bPtePen1 chromosome 20, bPtePen1.pri, whole genome shotgun sequence:
AGCAGTGGAAGTGGGCAGTCAGCATTTGAGCCACTGGTAGCCAACGGTGCCCCTGCCTCTCTCATACCCAAGTAAGTGCCCATCAGGCCCAAAGGGACTGCTGTTAGCTGGGAGGTGAATCTGTAAGATTCTGCGGGCTCTGGAAAAGATACTTGGTTCTTGCTTTTGCAGCCCAGGTTCtggggagagcaggagaggcTGTGGCCTTGCCTTCTGTCTGTCACCCACTGTTAGAGTTGTGTACTCTGAGCACAGGCCAGTGGGCATTAGGGCTGTGCTGCTATGAGGTTTTTTTCTAAGCCCTGTGCTGTAAGAAAGAGCAGAGTTGTTTATCCCAACATGCCCTGCTTTTGCAGGACCTGTGAGCAGGATGGTGGGGAACTCATAAAATTTTTTATAACCTTCTCCAGGCCTGGTTCTCTGAAGAGGGGCCTTGTTTCGCACTACCTAGATGACTGTTCAAACAAGAGGTCGCGGACCTCTTCCATGAGCTCTGTGAACAATACGTATGCTGGTGGGATCCCCAGCTCCATTCGCAACGCCATCACCAGTTCCTACAGCTCTAGCCGAGGCCTCTCACAGGTAGGAAACAGCTTTACAAATTACCTCTGGAGCCTGTGGCCAAGCGCAGTGCGGAGTAGTTCGACCCTCCTTTGGGATCGCCTGTGTAACTCGAACCCTGGGCTCGTAAGAATAAAGCAGTGTTGTCAAGTGCCTGGCAGTAAACACTGTGGGGAGTCTCCAGCGCAGTTTAGCCAGTCAGTTTTATATCATCATGCATTAGTTGGGCTGCTGGGCCAGCAGCAGCCGGAAGCGATGTTACTTTGTCCTTCAGTTCATGTCTCTATGGTGTTGCTAATCTGAGATGTCCTCCTGTAGTGCTTATTTTATGCTGAATGAGGAAGgaagctgtttttctccctccttaGCCTTGGCTGGTCTGCTAGGGTAGTTAGATACAGGTAGGGAAAAAGAATCTTCTTTCTACACTGttgccttttcagctggagtCAGCAAGTATCAGAGCTCTGTATTCCCACTCTGACCTGGgctccctcagcagctgctgagctgtaGAAAAACACTGCTTAAATGGTCAAGGCTGCAGATCTAGCAGTGGAACAGTCATGGCTCGTGGAGCTGAGCTCTCTGTGTGGAGGAAGCCTGCCTCTGGGATCTCTCTGAGGAAGGGTTTTCTGTGACTGGGGCAAGCCCTAAAATCCTTGAGGTGGGGTCCATCTGCCCTGAGCAGATGAGGAGgcagactgctgctgccagagcagccCTATACACACACGAGCACCTGAGGCTGCCGAGGTAGCCAGGCAGCCTCAACCTGCACTATGCAAAGGCAAAAGGACTCTGAGGCAAGAGGTGTTTGCTGCCTTGATAGTGCTCTGAATAGCAGTGTTCTACCTTCTCTGACAGGCCAGCTTGTTAAGCTTGTAGAGGCTGCCTGCTCCTGAGAGGTATTCACTTTGGGGAGTCCAGACCCTGCTGTGTCCCACTGAATGTGGGAAGGAATTATGTGGTGTTGAAGACAGAATGAGGCATTGGACTCAGCTGAGGTCCTGGAAGATGGTATTTAACATGCAAGCAAGGAGGGTAGAATACTTACTCTCTCCCATCCCATGCCCTAAATTGCTGCTGATCTTTTGGCTTCCAGTTGTGGAAGACAAGCGGTGTGAGTGTGTCCCCGCTGTCCAGCCCAGCATCCTCACGCTCCCAGACACCAGAGTGGCCTCTCAAGAAAGCAAGGTAACTAGCTATCCTTCCAATGAGCAGCTTTTCCTCAACTCCAACctgaaggagagcagagcatCTTCCCAGCAGTCCTGGCATCTGGCCCCCTATCAGCAAGGCAGTTGAGACCATCAGAGCATCTTGCCTGTTTCTAAGATGTGACTGCTGGGTGACCCACCTGTGTGAGAATTCTATTGGTTTGGCGTTGGTTCAGATCTCTGCTGCCTTGCTACACCGGTGGCCTGGCAGTGTCATTGGAGAAGTGCACTGTTGAGATCCCCTGTTCTGCTCTGGCACCATGTTATAGATATCAGGGTTCAGAGACCGTCACAAATGCAGTGTTGTTCTGTGACATTGGCATGGCCTGGATTGCCTGAATGTCAGAAACTTGGGAAGAGAGACAGGCCCTGATTATTGCAATCTCATCAAATGTAATTTACAGGAGACTGCAGCACATCTGCATTTTAGTGCCAGCCTCGGAGGTAATGcccttgtttctctctctcccagctCAGAGTAGGACATAATTTTACTGGGGAGAAGCATGTGTCAGAGCTAAAGCTGACACAATTGTTTGCCTGGAAAGGCTGGGTCTACAAGACCTATGAGAGATGTTGTTTCCCATCTGGGACCCCTGAATGCTGCTCTGAAGCTGATTTCAGCCCTGCAAAGCAGTACAGGTTGCGTGCACTTGAATGCTAGACCAAGCTATGATCTTGGAGATGAGAGCAGCTCCTTGGCTTTGAACTGCTTTCGGTCTGGTGCAGTGAGTACAGGTCTGGTAAGGACTGCACCCCTGGGCAGACTAGAAGCATGAAAGGGTCAGCAAGGAGCAGAGCCAAGTAGAAACGCAGGGATGGGGCTGCCAGGGCGGTAGGGAGTCTGTGTAACACTGAGTGGGGGACCTCCTTAGGAAGACCCATCTGGTCCTTGAGGCTGGGGATGTTTTTAATGCCCACCAGCTTGGGACGTTGTCTGGAGGCCTGTAGTTTGACTGAGGCAAAGATGCTGGTGGGAGTCTTAGTGTTTGGCCTATCCCCTCCGGGAATGAGGCCTAACAGTATCTCTTCCCTTTGCACAGGGAAGAGGAGTCTCTTTGCTCCAACGCTTCCACTCCAGTAAAATCAGATAAGGAGCTTCAGACTGAAAAAGGTAAGTGCAGGCTTGTAGTAGCCACTGTGGGCTGGGGTTGAATGTGTCATCAGTCTGCGAAAGCAGCAGGATATAGTTTAGGCCTGCAGGTGGGATTGGCTTGAGATACCTCCTGGCAACTAAGAACATGCTAGTTCCAAACCAGTGGGACAACATTTCTGTTGCCCTCTGGATTAGGATCATCCAGAGAGGAGTCGCCCTTCTCTCTTTCAGAAGGGAGTAGCATATTGATAGGAGCTAAGTTCCTCTCTACCTAGAGGCAGTTCTGacttgtctctctctctgtagtGGTGGAGATGCCCGTGCGGAAGAAGCAGAATTCCCTGAGCTCGCCGTCAGTGTCAGGAAGCAGTGGGAAGCGCAAACGGAAGATCCAGTTGCTGTCGTCTCGACGGGGAGATCAGCTCACTCTGGTACGTCACTGTCTCGCAGCCCCTTTTGCCCTCATCTGGCGATAGAATGTGCTCACTGCAAtttctgcagggctggggggagACTGACCTGCCTGCCCTCAGGAAGGAGGCCCCGTCCTTGGCGGAGTGGGAAGTGACGCTATCCCCAGCCCCAGTGTCTGGTGGGCTGTGCGTGATTGTGCTGCCTGCTACCGGACCAGGTAATGGCCTGGGGAAGGCCTGCCGTGCCCTCAGCGCCAAGCCGGGGGCCATAGTAGGTGGGATTGGAGCTCCGCGGTAGCGTGCTGTGGCAGAACCACCTGCTTCACGGGTCTTGCGACGGCCTGCCTTCACCACACGTTCAGAGAGGCTCTGCCAGCTTCCCTGAGAAGGAGCtaagctgctgctctttcttggCAGCCCCCACCGCCTCAACTGGGTTATTCCATCACCTCGGAGGACCTGGATGCGGAGAAGAAGGCAGCGTTGCAGTGGTTCAACAGAGTCTTGGAGGATAAGGCTGGTAAGGACTGCACCCCTGGGCAGACTGGGAGCGTGAAGGGGTCAgcaaggagcagagctgagTAGAAACCCAGAGGTGGGGCGGCCAGGGCAGTGGGGAGTCTGTGTAACAGACAGTGGGGGACCTCCCTGGGAAGTTCTGTCTGCCCCTTGAAGTTGGGGATGCTGTTAATGCCCCAGCGTCCACAGGGAGTTATTGTGACGAGCGAGGTTTCCTGGCTCCAGAGTTGTAGGATGTCCGTGCAGCTTCCAAGCCGCTGGGGAAGCTCTGCTAATGGGTGGTCCCCTACAGCATGTTGTAttgaaatactgatttcttgCTCCTTTCCAGTAGATCCAGTCCCTAGCACCACTGCAGAGAGTACCCCTCAATCCAGGCCACTGGCATTCACGATGACCTCCCCAGGGCCTGCACCTGTGTCAACCACTGCACCTGCCAGCAGCAACTCGCTCCTGGACAGCCTGAAGAAGATGCAGAGTAGCCAGACTGCCCCTGTGCCGGCAGGTAAGGAGGAAGAGGGCGGGCAGAGCTGGGCACTGTGGCAGAATGAGATAGCCCCAAGAGGGGCTCTCCGTAATCTTTGCGGGAGACAGGCTGGAAAACTCAATGTTCAAATACCCTGCAGACAGTGGAGATGGCAGGCAGGCCTTGAGGGGCAGTTTGGGCACGGGGCCTGTGCTCCTGCTGTGAGCTGCAGTAGCATGGAAGGCTTGGCCCATCTGCTATGGGGAGGTACTGCTCAAGGAGCCTTTGCACACTACTAGGGTGGCTTTTTGGCAGAAGGGCTGTCTGTATATGATCCCTGGCTCTAAATCAGCTCTCTATCCCTTTCTAGACTCTGCTGGAGCTGCAGTAGTGTCTGCACCATCTTCGTCCACACCacagctgcctgctccagcTGTATCACTGGAGTCAAGTTCATTACCTGTGACTTCTGCTGACACCAAGCCTGTGCCCATATTAAGCATAACTGCCCCTTCTGCCCCTCCTACTTCTGGGGCACAGCCTGCCAGCAGCCTGAGTCCTTCATCTGTAGAGCTGGGCCAGACCCCCAGCAAACCTCCCTCCTTCTCAAAGCCAGGCATCCTTTTTGGGATGCTGAGCACCCCTCCAGCCAGCCAGCTGACAACGACAGCAACCACTGCTGTTCCCACCACAACACCTGTCTTCAAACCCATCTTTGGAACTCCGCTGAAAAGCGAGAGCACAGCACCCTGTACGACTGTTGTCTCTACTGCAGTTGTGTCTGCAAGTTCGGGCCCTTCATCAACATCTATCACTACCATGTTCAAGCCTATATTTGGCAACGTGACAGCAGCTTCATCTCCAGCAAAGGCTTCTCCTTTCGCATTCAAGCCGATGTCACAGCCAGCCTCAGCTGCAGATCTGCCAACAACCTCCACGACTGCCCCGGCAGTATTTACAGGCCTTCCTGCTGTCATCTTCACCACTGCAGCTACCACTGCTACCACACTGAGTTCTTCCACGGATGCCACCACTAAACCTGTCTTCAGCTTTGGACTCAACCCTCCTGCCTCCACTGGCCCTGCTACCAGCCTGACTGTTACCACTGCCACTTCCACCAGTACGTCTCAGCCATTCCTGTTTGGAGGCCCAGCCAGCTTGGCTTCTAGCACAGAAGGCAGCTTTGCCCCCTCAGGGCCTGTGTTCCAGTTTGGAAAGCCGGCTCCAGCCACAGTCCCTTCCACCACCAGTGTCACAGGAGGCTCTGCCTTTGGCCAAGCACCTTCAAACTTGACTGCTCCCACCACTGCTGTGGGCTTTAGCATTTTTGGAGGCACTGCCCTGACATCTGCCCCAGCAACCACAGGTCAGTCAACGTTGACATTTGGCTCCTCTGCCACAGCTTTTGGCAGTTCTTTCAGTGCAAGTGCGAAGCCACCACCGCCGTATCCTGGCACAGCGAATCAGTCAGCTTTCAGCAGTGGTGCTGTGGAGAGCCAGCCGCCCGCCAGCAAACCCTCTACTGGTCCAGTCAGCTTTGGCCCCTCCTTCACTTTCGGAGCCCCCGCAGCCCAGTCCACCGCTCAGCCAGCATTTGGTAGCAGCGCTCAGCCATCATTTGGCACAACCAGCACCCAGGGCTCCTTTggcaccagcagcacccaggCAGCATTTGGAACTACCacatcagtcttctcttttggGACTGCCAGCTCCACCACAACCAGCTTTGGATCCAGCACCCagaccacaaacagcagcactggcacTGCTGTCTTTGGCACCACCCCCTCTCCTTTCACCTTCGGGGCATCTGCCCAGCCAGGTCCCTCTGCCAGTGCCTTTGGGATTGGCACACCTGCCCTGAGCAGTGGCTCCCCCGCCATATCATTCAACTTTGGGGCTGGACAGAGTGGAGCAGCCACTGTGGCAACACCATTTGGTCCTTCTCTGACACAGAGCACACTGGGTGCACAGAATCAGAGCACGCCATTTGCCTTCACTGTTTCCAGCACTCCCGACAACAAACCTGTGTTTGGAGGTGAGCCACAGCAGTCGAGCTCCTCTTCGCAGGGTGGAGGGCAGGGCTGGTTGTAGGTAGCTGCTTTCCTGATGGCCCTTGTTGAACTTTCCTGGGCTCAGAAGCCCTAGATGGGCTGGTGTTTCTGCTGTGCAGGGCTTTGCCTCACTCACTATCTGCTCAGGTCCCCAGTCCTTGGTCCTTAATCCTTTAGTCTGCTGTTCATTGGCCTCTCTAAAGATGGCAGCTCTCTAGCTCAGCTTGAGTGCTGAGCGCAGCCAGAAACTTCCCAGCCCTGGAGAAGCTAAGGTCTTGCCAGCGTTTAAAAGCAATCTGGAGTTTCTTGGCGAGCAGAAACACTTCAGCCAGTGGCTGCAATCCCTTCTTGCTCATTCCGTGAGGTTTTCCCAACTACTTTGAACCCTCTTTGAACTGGCTCACTTCCTGCACAGTTGCAACCCATATGCTGAGAAACTTAGGTCTGGAATGAGACAGGCCTTTGTGCTTCCCCAGCCTGCAAATCCTCCTGGGCCAGCCACCCTGCTGGGAGGAGAGCCAAGGGGTTAAGATGAGAAAGTAAGAGTGCAACTTCTTGCGTTAAAAGGATGTCTCAGAGGTGAATAGACTGGTGTAGGGGGACTGCATTCCTTCAGAGCTCCTGCTGCTTGCAGGAAGTGCCTGCTCCCAAAATCCAGGCTCTCCTGTCTCCTTTGCTAACCCATGCTCACAGTGGCATGTTGTTTTCCAGGAACTCCTGCTCCTACCTTTGGGCAAAGCACACCTGTCCCAGGAGCAGTGGGGAGTGGAAGCAGTAACCTTTCCTTTGGGACACCCAGCACTCCTGCCTCAGGCTTTGGGGGAGTTGGTGCTTCCTTCGGTAAGAGTTCCTCTCTGGCCCTGCAGGGCTGAGGGACTGTGTCGCTCCCCTGGGGTGGAGGTGCGACAGGCTGTGTTCTGTGAGCTACGGTTGATGCTGTCCCGTGCCGCTTGTTCAGGTGGTACCTCCTGGGATCTGGGGAGGGGGGATAATGCTGCCTCTGTGCTAACACAGCTAtgggtgaggctggagagacCTATACAACTTTTCTGCTTCCAGGTCCCTCAACCCCTGCATTTTCCATCGGGGCAGGATCCAAGACTGGGGCTCGCCAGCGGCTGCAGGCGAGGAGACAGCACACCCGCAAAAAGTAACCTCTTGAGTTGTTAAGCCCCAGCTGCTGGCCTGCTGAGAAGAGCCCCTGCGCCAGCACGCACGCAAGGGGCTCCAGTCTAAAGCAGTCCCCGTGGCAGGACCAGCAGTGGCGAGGGTTAGGCCCCCGTCTCCTATGCCAGCAGGAGACCGTGCTGGGTAGCAGTGACTGGGGAGGGACAGGATAAACCAAACCCTTCGTACTTGAACAGTTCCACAGCCAAGGCTGAATGAACCTCTGTACATACCTACAGCGTTTCCTccctcattttattttgccatgTTTCAGAATATGTAAATTTTCCCCATTGCTTTTCCTAGCTGTGCCTgtgccctcctcccccagcccccttGACATTGAGCCCCCTGCCCCACAACATggcagccagcagagctgcagggtgCCAGCTGACCTGCACATCACTGCTCGGAGCCTGGCTGGAGATGCGCTCTCCTGGCGTGCTGCTGTCACGCTGCATCTCTgctgcccagccctgctgggTGCAGTTTCCTGCCTAACTGCCCCAGTGTTACTGAGTGATGTGGTCTTCACCAGGTCCAGGAGTCTTTCCCTGCTGTGTAATCTGATGACCTGGTGAGCACTATTCCTCTAGAGGATTCTGCTCCAAGCTGGTAGTTGCCATCTTTGCAGAACACTAGCCTGGGTTAATGGCAGTGAGGCCCCCATGAGGATGGGCTAAGTGTTTCAGTGCCATAGGTGACTGATCCAGCTTCTGCAGCTGGGTGGAGACCCCACTGTCAAAACTAACATCTCCCATCGGACCTCCAGCCAAGGTCTCACGTGCACAGGATGACGACTGTGCCATTCATGGTGTCAGACCTCAGCTGGAGGAGCACTGCAGAGATGAGCCGTGCTCAGAGCTGTGAGAAGTGTCCTCCCCCTGCAGGGCCAGGCACCTTCTAGCGAAGGAGCCTTTTCCCTTGCTGCTGTCCACCATCTGTGAGGCTTTGGGCTGACCCTGATCTGCTCTGTGTAAAGCAttgtctgttttgctttgtttgtgcTCCTGTTGATGCACTCATTGAATCGAGTTTGGAGGAAGAATTGAACCGTGTGTGTGGCGGCATGTTGGTTATGCCGGATTTGCTGTTTGGAGTTCTTTTTCTGGGGCGCCTGTTCCCTCATGGGGGGTTGCGCCCTGGCTAATTGGGTGTTGACAGTAGCATCACTGCGTGGCTACTACTGCTGGGTGAGTTCTGTCCCTTCGTCATTGTGACTGAAAGAAAGGCAGCCGGGGTGGAGAGGACAGCGGGCACGGGGACTCCAGCCTTGGCAGTCTCACCACTACTTGTTCTCCCTTCCTGCTGTTCTCTCTCCTGAGCTGGACCAGGACCTAGTATCCGTGAGCCACCTTGTGGTCCTCTAGAGGCAGGAGGAGTCCAGAGAGGATGGGTTTACCCCTGATTCCCTCTTTGGTTTTCACTTTCAACTCATCCCTATCCTTTTGTTTTTACCAGCTCATAAGAGCTATGGTGCTGTGTCCAGAGCCCCTGTTGCCACCTAGCCAGAAGTGGGGCTGTTTCTCTGTCTGGAAGCACCTGTGGGAAGAGACTGCCAGGTTACGGTTCCTGCAGGAACTGAGAGCTGGCCTCAGCCCCAGCATGgccctcccttccctctgccccgGGGAGAGGGACCAGCACCCCTGGCTCCACAGTCTCCCCACCACTTCCAGGAGTGCTTTGCTGCCGGGTTTTTTACTCTCCGAGccgtgtgagtgtgtgtgtctgccgaagtctaaattaaaaaaagaaaaaaaaacaaatatttaaacattttttaacaaaataaaaatttatttttatatttaagctAAATTGCCTTTGAATTCCTTCAAGCTTGGTTCAGTGAAGTTGCCAGACCCTGCAGCGCTGCTGGTAGAGTTTAGCTGTGCAGTTGCAGTCTGGTGAGGAGCTGGCATGTGGGCCTAGGCCTTCACCAGAGGGGCTTAGCTGCACCAGGGAAAGGCAGCTACGTCCCATGtgctggccagggctggagcaccCCAACACGTGCTCTGTGACCACGTTCTCCTCCTAGGCTGTAACAAAAtgtccttattttaaaatgtgatgtaTGTGGATGTGACTAaactctctccctctctttctttttttttttttttttttttttaatttccctgaGGATGAGGAGCAGGAGCTCTTGCACGTTACAGGGGCAAGTGTGTTTTTTCTCAtctaccaggaaaaaaacatgcctCTCACAGCAGGCACGGAAagggggggggacgggggacGGGCTGTGCGTGGCATGGTGAGGTGGCAGCCCCTCTTAGCATGGGGGCAGAGGGTGTTCAAGCTggcaccttccccccccccttccagGGGCTCACAGCTGCCTGGCACTGGCTTTCTGTACCAaaatggcgggggggggggggggggggggggggcggaaatCTGGTGACTGCTGTTCCGCTGTGACTACAGCAGACCTTTGCTGAGGGAATGGGCTCGGGCAGATAGACGCCTCCTTGGGAGGCTCGCACGTGCAGGCTGGTCTGTGGCATTTGCTCCCTCTCCTGAGGGCAGTTTGCTGTGGTGGGAGCCCACCTAGCTCCCTGTCCACTGCTGCCCCCGGGCGCAGTGCT
This genomic window contains:
- the LOC134149558 gene encoding nuclear envelope pore membrane protein POM 121C-like isoform X2, with protein sequence MVRSPVTVKIARPASGLARSPVLEQLIPPMAFTPNSSLDPCAKETVLNAIKESRKRAVEEEEEDQAFGNDQESKRRRHDSSGSGQSAFEPLVANGAPASLIPKPGSLKRGLVSHYLDDCSNKRSRTSSMSSVNNTYAGGIPSSIRNAITSSYSSSRGLSQLWKTSGVSVSPLSSPASSRSQTPEWPLKKAREEESLCSNASTPVKSDKELQTEKVVEMPVRKKQNSLSSPSVSGSSGKRKRKIQLLSSRRGDQLTLPPPPQLGYSITSEDLDAEKKAALQWFNRVLEDKADPVPSTTAESTPQSRPLAFTMTSPGPAPVSTTAPASSNSLLDSLKKMQSSQTAPVPADSAGAAVVSAPSSSTPQLPAPAVSLESSSLPVTSADTKPVPILSITAPSAPPTSGAQPASSLSPSSVELGQTPSKPPSFSKPGILFGMLSTPPASQLTTTATTAVPTTTPVFKPIFGTPLKSESTAPCTTVVSTAVVSASSGPSSTSITTMFKPIFGNVTAASSPAKASPFAFKPMSQPASAADLPTTSTTAPAVFTGLPAVIFTTAATTATTLSSSTDATTKPVFSFGLNPPASTGPATSLTVTTATSTSTSQPFLFGGPASLASSTEGSFAPSGPVFQFGKPAPATVPSTTSVTGGSAFGQAPSNLTAPTTAVGFSIFGGTALTSAPATTGQSTLTFGSSATAFGSSFSASAKPPPPYPGTANQSAFSSGAVESQPPASKPSTGPVSFGPSFTFGAPAAQSTAQPAFGSSAQPSFGTTSTQGSFGTSSTQAAFGTTTSVFSFGTASSTTTSFGSSTQTTNSSTGTAVFGTTPSPFTFGASAQPGPSASAFGIGTPALSSGSPAISFNFGAGQSGAATVATPFGPSLTQSTLGAQNQSTPFAFTVSSTPDNKPVFGGTPAPTFGQSTPVPGAVGSGSSNLSFGTPSTPASGFGGVGASFGPSTPAFSIGAGSKTGARQRLQARRQHTRKK
- the LOC134149558 gene encoding nuclear envelope pore membrane protein POM 121C-like isoform X1, with product MVRSPVTVKIARPASGLARSPVLEQLIPPMAFTPNSSLDPCAKETVLNAIKESRKRAVEEEEEDQAFGNDQESKRRRHDSSGSGQSAFEPLVANGAPASLIPKPGSLKRGLVSHYLDDCSNKRSRTSSMSSVNNTYAGGIPSSIRNAITSSYSSSRGLSQLWKTSGVSVSPLSSPASSRSQTPEWPLKKAREEESLCSNASTPVKSDKELQTEKVVEMPVRKKQNSLSSPSVSGSSGKRKRKIQLLSSRRGDQLTLPPPPQLGYSITSEDLDAEKKAALQWFNRVLEDKAVDPVPSTTAESTPQSRPLAFTMTSPGPAPVSTTAPASSNSLLDSLKKMQSSQTAPVPADSAGAAVVSAPSSSTPQLPAPAVSLESSSLPVTSADTKPVPILSITAPSAPPTSGAQPASSLSPSSVELGQTPSKPPSFSKPGILFGMLSTPPASQLTTTATTAVPTTTPVFKPIFGTPLKSESTAPCTTVVSTAVVSASSGPSSTSITTMFKPIFGNVTAASSPAKASPFAFKPMSQPASAADLPTTSTTAPAVFTGLPAVIFTTAATTATTLSSSTDATTKPVFSFGLNPPASTGPATSLTVTTATSTSTSQPFLFGGPASLASSTEGSFAPSGPVFQFGKPAPATVPSTTSVTGGSAFGQAPSNLTAPTTAVGFSIFGGTALTSAPATTGQSTLTFGSSATAFGSSFSASAKPPPPYPGTANQSAFSSGAVESQPPASKPSTGPVSFGPSFTFGAPAAQSTAQPAFGSSAQPSFGTTSTQGSFGTSSTQAAFGTTTSVFSFGTASSTTTSFGSSTQTTNSSTGTAVFGTTPSPFTFGASAQPGPSASAFGIGTPALSSGSPAISFNFGAGQSGAATVATPFGPSLTQSTLGAQNQSTPFAFTVSSTPDNKPVFGGTPAPTFGQSTPVPGAVGSGSSNLSFGTPSTPASGFGGVGASFGPSTPAFSIGAGSKTGARQRLQARRQHTRKK
- the LOC134149558 gene encoding nuclear envelope pore membrane protein POM 121C-like isoform X3, translating into MVRSPVTVKIARPASGLARSPVLEQLIPPMAFTPNSSLDPCAKETVLNAIKESRKRAVEEEEEDQAFGNDQESKRRRHDSSGSGQSAFEPLVANGAPASLIPKPGSLKRGLVSHYLDDCSNKRSRTSSMSSVNNTYAGGIPSSIRNAITSSYSSSRGLSQLWKTSGVSVSPLSSPASSRSQTPEWPLKKAREEESLCSNASTPVKSDKELQTEKVVEMPVRKKQNSLSSPSVSGSSGKRKRKIQLLSSRRGDQLTLPPPPQLGYSITSEDLDAEKKAALQWFNRVLEDKAVDPVPSTTAESTPQSRPLAFTMTSPGPAPVSTTAPASSNSLLDSLKKMQSSQTAPVPADSAGAAVVSAPSSSTPQLPAPAVSLESSSLPVTSADTKPVPILSITAPSAPPTSGAQPASSLSPSSVELGQTPSKPPSFSKPGILFGMLSTPPASQLTTTATTAVPTTTPVFKPIFGTPLKSESTAPCTTVVSTAVVSASSGPSSTSITTMFKPIFGNVTAASSPAKASPFAFKPMSQPASAADLPTTSTTAPAVFTGLPAVIFTTAATTATTLSSSTDATTKPVFSFGLNPPASTGPATSLTVTTATSTSTSQPFLFGGPASLASSTEGSFAPSGPVFQFGKPAPATVPSTTSVTGGSAFGQAPSNLTAPTTAVGFSIFGGTALTSAPATTGQSTLTFGSSATAFGSSFSASAKPPPPYPGTANQSAFSSGAVESQPPASKPSTGPVSFGPSFTFGAPAAQSTAQPAFGSSAQPSFGTTSTQGSFGTSSTQAAFGTTTSVFSFGTASSTTTSFGSSTQTTNSSTGTAVFGTTPSPFTFGASAQPGPSASAFGIGTPALSSGSPAISFNFGAGQSGAATVATPFGPSLTQSTLGAQNQSTPFAFTVSSTPDNKPVFGGTPAPTFGQSTPVPGAVGSGSSNLSFGTPSTPASGFGGVGASFG
- the LOC134149558 gene encoding putative nuclear envelope pore membrane protein POM 121B isoform X4 → MLVGSPAPFATPSPVPTALAEASHREEESLCSNASTPVKSDKELQTEKVVEMPVRKKQNSLSSPSVSGSSGKRKRKIQLLSSRRGDQLTLPPPPQLGYSITSEDLDAEKKAALQWFNRVLEDKAVDPVPSTTAESTPQSRPLAFTMTSPGPAPVSTTAPASSNSLLDSLKKMQSSQTAPVPADSAGAAVVSAPSSSTPQLPAPAVSLESSSLPVTSADTKPVPILSITAPSAPPTSGAQPASSLSPSSVELGQTPSKPPSFSKPGILFGMLSTPPASQLTTTATTAVPTTTPVFKPIFGTPLKSESTAPCTTVVSTAVVSASSGPSSTSITTMFKPIFGNVTAASSPAKASPFAFKPMSQPASAADLPTTSTTAPAVFTGLPAVIFTTAATTATTLSSSTDATTKPVFSFGLNPPASTGPATSLTVTTATSTSTSQPFLFGGPASLASSTEGSFAPSGPVFQFGKPAPATVPSTTSVTGGSAFGQAPSNLTAPTTAVGFSIFGGTALTSAPATTGQSTLTFGSSATAFGSSFSASAKPPPPYPGTANQSAFSSGAVESQPPASKPSTGPVSFGPSFTFGAPAAQSTAQPAFGSSAQPSFGTTSTQGSFGTSSTQAAFGTTTSVFSFGTASSTTTSFGSSTQTTNSSTGTAVFGTTPSPFTFGASAQPGPSASAFGIGTPALSSGSPAISFNFGAGQSGAATVATPFGPSLTQSTLGAQNQSTPFAFTVSSTPDNKPVFGGTPAPTFGQSTPVPGAVGSGSSNLSFGTPSTPASGFGGVGASFGPSTPAFSIGAGSKTGARQRLQARRQHTRKK